From a single Brassica rapa cultivar Chiifu-401-42 chromosome A01, CAAS_Brap_v3.01, whole genome shotgun sequence genomic region:
- the LOC103853385 gene encoding venom phosphodiesterase 2-like gives MAETNPARYSFSGYPLCKLSLSFLFLTFLIVAATANDSGFPSSHTGKPHHSKKLTKPVVLLISSDGFRFGYQYKTDTPNIDLLISRGTEAKTGLIPVFPSMTFPNHNSIATGLYPAYHGIIMNKFTDPVTGELFKRNLDPKWWLGEPLWVTATNQGLKAATYFWPGADVHKGSWTCPKGFCKAPYNASVPLEERVDTILSYFDLPQSEVPDFMALYLEETDVQGHEYGPDDPRVTEAVAKIDKMISRVIKGLKKRKVFSDVHVILLGDHGMVTNCDKKVIYIDDLADWIKIPAEWIQDYSPVLVMNPRWGKDVKNPGEKNAEVVAKMNEALRSGKVENGEFLQVYLKEKLPERLHYSDSSRIPPIIGMVGEGLMVRQNRTNVQECFGDHGYDNMFFSMRSIFIGHGPRFRRGKKVPSFENVQIYNVVAEILGLRPAPNNGSSLFTRSLLMPTGETMQVK, from the coding sequence ATGGCGGAAACTAACCCAGCCCGGTACAGCTTTTCCGGTTACCCCTTGTGCAAGTTATCTCTAAGCTTTCTTTTTCTCACCTTCCTCATCGTAGCTGCCACTGCCAATGATTCGGGTTTTCCATCGTCACACACCGGGAAACCCCACCACTCCAAGAAACTCACTAAACCGGTGGTTCTACTAATCTCCAGCGACGGTTTCCGGTTCGGTTACCAATACAAGACGGACACTCCAAACATTGATCTCCTCATTTCTCGAGGAACCGAAGCTAAAACCGGTTTAATCCCGGTTTTCCCATCCATGACGTTCCCAAACCATAACTCAATCGCCACCGGTCTCTACCCTGCTTATCACGGTATAATAATGAACAAGTTCACCGATCCAGTAACCGGAGAACTCTTCAAAAGAAACCTAGACCCGAAGTGGTGGTTAGGCGAGCCGTTGTGGGTAACCGCAACGAACCAAGGTCTCAAGGCCGCCACTTACTTTTGGCCAGGCGCTGACGTTCACAAAGGCTCGTGGACCTGTCCTAAAGGGTTTTGTAAAGCTCCTTACAATGCTTCGGTTCCGTTAGAAGAAAGAGTTGATACGATCTTGAGCTACTTCGATCTTCCACAGAGCGAGGTCCCTGATTTCATGGCGCTGTATCTTGAAGAAACGGACGTACAGGGTCATGAATATGGCCCTGACGATCCTCGTGTCACTGAAGCAGTCGCAAAGATCGATAAAATGATCAGTAGAGTCATCAAGGGTTTGAAGAAGAGGAAGGTGTTTAGTGATGTTCATGTGATCTTGCTTGGTGATCACGGAATGGTTACTAACTGTGACAAAAAAGTGATTTACATTGATGATTTAGCGGATTGGATCAAGATACCAGCAGAGTGGATTCAAGATTATAGTCCCGTACTAGTGATGAATCCACGGTGGGGCAAAGATGTCAAGAATCCTGGTGAGAAGAACGCTGAAGTCGTGGCGAAGATGAACGAAGCTTTGAGGTCAGGGAAAGTAGAGAACGGTGAGTTTTTGCAAGTTTACTTGAAGGAGAAGTTACCGGAAAGGCTGCATTATTCCGACAGTTCTCGGATTCCTCCGATTATAGGAATGGTCGGAGAGGGTCTCATGGTTAGACAGAACAGAACAAACGTTCAAGAGTGTTTCGGAGATCATGGATACGACAACATGTTCTTCTCTATGAGATCTATCTTTATTGGACATGGTCCTAGGTTTAGGAGAGGAAAGAAAGTGCCGTCGTTTGAGAATGTTCAGATCTACAATGTCGTTGCAGAGATTCTTGGACTCCGACCAGCTCCAAACAATGGTTCTTCATTGTTTACTCGTAGCCTTCTCATGCCCACTGGAGAAACAATGCAAGTAAAATGA
- the LOC103853404 gene encoding ectonucleotide pyrophosphatase/phosphodiesterase family member 1, which translates to MISGDTLSSKKPKAMPTPEEDQEDPPSQSIALLHNNNIDSTDSDSSTKTISSCFIFTSLLIITCIALSAASAFAFLFFSSSQNAVVALNQVSKSQPFHRSIARPLNKLHKPVVLLISSDGFRFGYQHKTNLPNIHRLIANGTEAETGLIPVYPTLTFPNHYSIVTGLYPAHHGIINNRFVDPVTGEVFTMASHEPEWWLGEPLWETVVNQGLKAATYFWPGSEVHKGAWDCPKGLCQVYNGSVPFDDRVDTILHYFDLPSNEIPSFMTLYFEDPDHQGHQVGPDDPRITEAVVNVDRLIGRLIDGLEKRGVFEDVTMIMVGDHGMAGTCDKKVIVLDDLASWIDIPASWVHYYTPMLVIKPPKGHDPADVVGKMNQGLGSGKVENGEYLKVYLKEDLPSRLHYVESDRIPPIIGMVGEGFKVVQKRSKAKECGGAHGYDNAFFSMRTIFMGHGPMFAKGKKVPSFENVEIYNLISTILGLKGAPNNGSEGFPSNVLLPRA; encoded by the coding sequence ATGATCTCCGGCGACACATTATCTTCCAAAAAACCCAAAGCGATGCCAACACCAGAAGAAGACCAAGAAGACCCACCAAGCCAATCAATCGCACTTCTCCACAACAACAACATAGACTCCACAGATTCAGATTCTTCAACTAAAACCATCTCAAGCTGCTTCATCTTCACATCTCTCCTCATCATCACCTGCATCGCTCTCTCCGCCGCCTCCGCCTTcgctttcctcttcttctcctcctcccaAAACGCCGTCGTTGCACTAAACCAAGTCTCAAAGTCCCAACCTTTCCACAGATCCATCGCCCGCCCCCTCAACAAACTCCACAAGCCCGTCGTCCTCCTCATCTCCTCAGACGGCTTCCGCTTCGGGTACCAACACAAGACCAACCTCCCCAACATCCACCGCCTCATCGCCAACGGAACCGAAGCCGAAACCGGTTTAATCCCGGTTTACCCAACCCTAACCTTCCCCAACCACTACTCCATCGTCACAGGCCTCTACCCAGCTCACCACGGCATCATCAACAACAGGTTCGTCGATCCAGTAACAGGGGAAGTCTTCACAATGGCTAGCCACGAGCCGGAGTGGTGGCTAGGCGAGCCGTTATGGGAAACAGTAGTAAACCAAGGTTTAAAGGCAGCTACTTACTTCTGGCCTGGCTCTGAAGTACACAAAGGGGCTTGGGACTGTCCTAAAGGCTTATGTCAAGTTTACAACGGTTCTGTTCCTTTTGACGATAGGGTTGATACTATATTGCACTACTTCGATTTGCCTAGTAATGAGATTCCTAGTTTTATGACGCTTTACTTCGAGGATCCGGATCATCAGGGTCACCAGGTTGGCCCTGATGATCCTCGGATCACTGAAGCTGTTGTTAACGTCGATAGGTTGATTGGTAGGTTGATAGATGGGTTGGAGAAGAGAGGGGTGTTCGAGGATGTGACTATGATTATGGTTGGTGATCATGGGATGGCTGGGACTTGTGACAAGAAAGTGATTGTTCTCGATGATTTAGCTTCTTGGATCGATATTCCTGCCAGCTGGGTTCATTACTACACTCCTATGCTGGTGATTAAACCTCCTAAAGGTCATGATCCAGCTGATGTTGTGGGTAAGATGAACCAAGGATTGGGGTCAGGGAAAGTGGAGAATGGAGAGTACTTGAAGGTTTATCTTAAAGAGGATTTGCCTAGCAGGCTGCATTATGTAGAGAGTGATAGGATCCCGCCTATTATAGGAATGGTTGGTGAAGGGTTCAAGGTTGTGCAGAAGAGGAGTAAGGCGAAAGAGTGTGGTGGAGCTCATGGGTATGATAATGCTTTCTTTTCGATGAGGACTATATTCATGGGGCACGGTCCTATGTTTGCAAAGGGGAAGAAAGTGCCTTCTTTTGAGAATGTTGAGATATATAATCTCATTAGTACCATTCTTGGACTCAAGGGTGCACCGAACAATGGTTCTGAAGGGTTCCCTTCAAACGTTCTGTTGCCTAGGGCGTAA
- the LOC103853413 gene encoding thioredoxin-like 2-2, chloroplastic, whose protein sequence is MAGVVRLSTTSVQAIRVSSSFATTLNSLKPCSPPNLNSDKRLRLLSSSSPSCSSAHYPSSGLASHIPLKRSKSKLVRVKVDETVAETEPPKWWERNAGPNMVDIHSTEEFLKALSEAGERLVIVEFYGTWCASCRALFPKLCKTAVEHPDILFLKVNFDENKPMCKSLNVKVLPYFHFYRGADGQLESFSCSLAKFQKIKDAIRLHNTDRCSISPAKGPEGFTLVSLSVQTNAAKPAGSS, encoded by the exons ATGGCTGGAGTTGTGAGATTATCAACGACGTCGGTTCAGGCCATCCGCGTCTCTTCCTCCTTTGCAACCACTCTCAACTCTCTGAAACCTTGCTCACCTCCGAATCTGAATTCCGACAAGAGATTGCGTCTTCTATCGTCGTCTTCTCCATCGTGCTCGTCTGCTCATTACCCGTCTTCTGGTCTCGCAAGCCACATCCCTCTTAAACGATCCAAGAGCAAGTTGGTTCGCGTCAAG GTAGATGAGACTGTGGCGGAGACAGAGCCACCGAAATGGTGGGAGAGGAATGCTGGACCGAACATGGTTGACATTCATTCAACCGAAGAGTTCTTGAAGGCTTTGAGCGAAGCGGGGGAGAGACTAGTCATTGTAGAGTTTTATGGAACTTGGTGCGCTTCTTGTAGAGCATTGTTCCCTAAG CTTTGCAAGACAGCGGTGGAACATCCGGATATATTGTTCCTCAAAGTAAACTTTGATGAGAATAAACCAATGTGCAAGAGTTTGAACGTCAAAGTGCTTCCTTATTTCCACTTTTACCGTGGAGCTGATGGCCAGCTTGAGTCCTTCTCATGTTCTCTTGCCAAG tTCCAGAAGATAAAAGATGCCATCAGACTGCACAACACAGATCGTTGCAGCATCAGTCCAGCCAAGGGACCTGAAGGGTTTACCTTGGTATCTCTATCCGTGCAGACGAATGCAGCCAAACCAGCTGGATCAAGTTGA
- the LOC103853422 gene encoding uncharacterized protein At4g29660, whose amino-acid sequence MQSQGIWSTLWRKYADYKYNKFERFAVWEMIEPYRRPKTFTALITIYVAAFYTGVIGAAVTEQLYKEKFWEEHPGKTVPLMKPLYYRGPWRVYRGEAIASDASSSQ is encoded by the exons ATGCAATCCCAAGGAATATGGAGCACGCTATGGAGGAAATACGCAGACTATAAGTACAACAAGTTCGAGAGGTTCGCTGTCTGGGAGATGATCGAGCCTTACCGTCGACCCAAAACCTTCACAGCTTTGATTACTATCTACGTCGCCGCCTTTTACACCGGCGTCATCGGGGCTGCGGTTACAGAGCAGCTTTACAAG GAGAAGTTTTGGGAAGAGCACCCAGGCAAAACGGTGCCTCTGATGAAGCCATTGTACTATCGAGGACCATGGAGGGTTTATCGTGGTGAAGCTATTGCTTCTGATGCTAGCAGCAGCCAGTGA
- the LOC103853430 gene encoding PRA1 family protein C, whose translation MTTYGTIPSQANASSNQNMLGRAKGLISLGLSSRRPWLELVQWSSLSLPTSFTVATERIKTNIMIFRTNYLVIFFVAIFISMLWQPVHLSVFVVLIIAWLYVYSRDNEPLVIFGSVIDDSALVLTLLVLTLCIILLTNVTGGILLGVLAGLPVVLVHGICRNTESLFVLEDDEEKVATMSVASSSLSSSSLTK comes from the coding sequence ATGACAACGTATGGCACTATACCATCCCAAGCAAATGCCTCCTCGAACCAGAACATGTTGGGACGAGCAAAAGGGTTGATCTCGTTAGGCCTTAGCTCTCGGAGACCATGGCTTGAACTTGTCCAGTGGAGCTCCCTTAGCCTTCCTACCTCATTCACTGTTGCCACAGAACGAATCAAAACCAACATCATGATCTTCCGAACCAATTATCTTGTCATCTTCTTTGTTGCTATCTTCATCAGCATGCTTTGGCAGCCTGTCCACCTCTCAGTCTTCGTTGTCTTGATCATCGCATGGCTATATGTCTACTCTCGGGATAACGAACCACTGGTGATATTTGGCAGTGTGATCGATGACTCTGCTTTGGTGCTGACTTTGTTGGTCCTCACGCTCTGTATTATTCTATTAACCAACGTAACCGGTGGTATTCTGCTCGGGGTTTTGGCTGGTTTGCCCGTTGTTCTAGTTCATGGCATCTGTAGGAATACAGAGTCATTGTTCGTcttggaagatgatgaagagaAAGTAGCCACAATGAGCGTAGCATCCTCCTcgctttcttcttcctctttaacAAAATGA
- the LOC103853439 gene encoding UPF0725 protein At4g29550, translated as MRCINESSDDEDPILNEEYAFREHNEFDDPVHSTDLHKFENSETGYFRDLADIYARFGLHSYNSRMGTNFQLSRVDKYINYGVFSYSLTFEATNPADGSCVTFQARVLRDDNVKGSYYRIMTEGCRITPEIPGTREIIHRWEFDAEVYKDTLPEWYSDDVLLLSNDQFYQVQDSDVLENDWLNLYAEVAMYTLKENDMSLFESWLPLEIKKVVVQTFEDVKSNEKLKAGNAIFYFSFKNLNAPPHGLCQDHRVIIRRSTDGLPGHVCLDFKSCTGHNIFKASSV; from the exons ATGCGCTGCATCAATGAATCCTCTGACGATGAAGATCCAATTTTGAACGAAGAGTACGCTTTTCGCGAGCACAAT GAATTCGATGATCCAGTTCATTCAACGGATCTGCACAAATTTGAAAACAGCGAAACAGGTTACTTTCGTGACCTGGCTGACATTTATGCTAGATTTGGACTCCACTCCTACAATTCCCGCATG GGCACCAACTTCCAGTTGTCAAGAGTAGACAAATATATTAACTATGGAGTTTTCAGTTATTCCTTAACCTTTGAGGCCACGAATCCGGCAGACGGTTCTTGTGTCACTTTCCAGGCGCGTGTTCTTAGAGATGACAATGTAAAAGGATCCTACTACAGAATAATGACCGAAGGTTGTAGGATCACACCTGAAATTCCAG gTACTAGAGAAATAATACATCGATGGGAGTTCGATGCAGAAGTTTACAAAGACACTCTACCTGAGTGGTATTCGGATGATGTATTGTTGCTCTCCAATGACCAGTTTTATCAA GTGCAAGATTCAGACGTTCTTGAAAACGATTGGCTTAATTTGTATGCCGAAGTTGCAATGTACACGCTGAAGGAAAACGACATGTCCTTGTTCGAGTCTTGGCTGCCTCTGGAGATCAAGAAGGTCGTTGTGCAGACTTTTGAAGATGTGAAGTCAAATGAAAAGCTCAAAGCCGGGAATGCAATCTTCTacttcagtttcaagaacttgaaTGCTCCTCCCCATGGTCTGTGCCAGGATCACAGAGTCATCATAAGAAGAAGCACTGATGGGCTTCCAGGACACGTTTGTCTTGACTTCAAGTCTTGCACCGGTCATAATATTTTCAAGGCAAGTTCGGTCTGA